One region of Drosophila kikkawai strain 14028-0561.14 chromosome 2R, DkikHiC1v2, whole genome shotgun sequence genomic DNA includes:
- the Asph gene encoding aspartyl/asparaginyl beta-hydroxylase isoform X4 — MSGDVQPRKRKDKRRKRDDDESSHGVHITKMGNEDVHLHVQHEHGTGGHWCAKIIFFALMAVLLGLVGLIIMENRGLEDLDTPLSESRFSNYFDGWVDEHRVEHEGHDPHEPSGEALDDHDDHDDHDDHDDHDDHEEEEEPLSEELEEEEGDHADDEDEEPEADEDVQEKDEEDEEENNAGENITAEDGEDEEEEDIEERTVEATVEATTEATAEYEADEDEDEEEEADDNVVDSTEAPQSAADEQEDEDLEEPPSNVDEDEEDEEEQEVEESVEPPRSQSAAQSAPTDDNDEDDEQDNKDDDDEDDFESLDQQFENDDPEEVEPAKKLDSQEEQEQEQDQDDEEEPKEEGSSWLASLAVKFGVGVALALVSRLVLIRKSPNTTDDEPAPEAVMRRRLTIATAEDQIPDDVEELPLLDDEYSEEEIEIEEEIEVEISDIEEEEDAVHDSDDNVASMASYVPETFEQLSALYKYAQEPAKEGKPETKEKDKEKDEEKEKEPEPQAGPSDIYVEYEDGDIEDYEHEEDDCDEDITDEEDEISDVDDTDLMSRLEAKYGRLPSKEYESDPDSDDPSWTQIKPKETPAAAPAAEKEDPFEQELRKANEEMIRENHAQALRSFNTLTQHYAHEPLAHLGKARVLEILAKAERSNQRVLEAIEAYKRYLAFGELVTSDQEFTAAGNKCIEHLRFMGFLQQAVNIHELLIERLPRDTKLRNQLSFTHLMANNLRQVEKVAAETLQLWPADAVAQLHFGLALMNLHSDYAQAQPYLQYAVESQAEGTQEAYFYLSLGESLQRLSRQSEALEVYGKGVAKGFFASLYQRSLYNEPRLRAKPFWQPRETGYERQLERLQLDWRSIRDEALALLGRGGSYFADEAERLRDKGVWQQYELYAQGRQVKDNCRRTPITCNLLQQFPASAGCRRGQVKFSVMQAQTHVWPHCGPTNCRLRAHLTLVAPEPEKTSLRVAEQERTWREGELFIFDDSFEHEVWHNGSHARLVLILDMWHPDLTAAQRGSLSPI; from the exons AGAACCGCGGCCTGGAAGATT TGGACACTCCTTTGTCCGAGTCACGTTTCTCGAACTACTTTGATGGCTGGGTGGATGAGCACCGCGTGGAGCATGAGGGGCACGATCCGCATGAACCTTCGGGAGAGGCACTGGATGATCATGACGATCACGACGACCATGACGATCATGACGACCACGATGATCATGAAGAGGAAG aggagCCTCTCTCCGAAGAATTAGAAGAAGAGGAGGGGGATCACGCcgatgatgaggatgaggagccGGAAGCCGACGAAGATGTTCAAGAAAAAGACG AGGAGGATGAAGAAGAGAACAATGCCGGCGAAAATATAACTGCCGAAGATGGTGAGGACGAAGAGGAGGAAGACATCGAAGAACGCACTGTCGAGGCCACTGTCGAAGCAACCACGGAAGCCACTGCCGAATACGAAGCtgacgaggatgaggatgaagaAGAGGAAGCTGATGACAATGTCGTAGACTCCACAGAGGCCCCTCAGTCGGCAGCTGATGAG CAGGAAGATGAGGACTTGGAAGAACCTCCTTCAAATGTTGATGAG GATGAAGAGGACGAGGAAGAacaggaggtggaggagtctgTCGAACCCCCCAGATCCCAATCAGCAGCTCAGAGTGCTCCCACAGATGACAACGATGAAGATGAT GAGCAAGACAACAAGGATGATGACGACGAGGATGACTTTGAGTCCCTCGATCAGCAATTTGAGAATGATGATCCCGAGGAGGTGGAGCCTGCAAAGAAGCTAGATagccaggaggagcaggagcaggagcaagaTCAAGACGATGAAGAGGAGCCCAAAGAAGAGGGCTCCTCTTGGTTGGCATCAC TTGCCGTTAAATTTGGCGTTGGCGTTGCACTTGCCTTAGTTTCACGCCTTGTATTGATACGGAAAAGTCCAAATACAA CAGATGATGAGCCCGCACCGGAAGCTGTGATGCGACGCAGATTGACCATAGCCACGGCCGAGGATCAGATACCGGACGATGTGGAGGAGCTGCCCCTGCTGGACGATG AATACTCCGAAGaagaaatcgaaatcgaagaGGAGATCGAAGTGGAGATCAGCGAtatcgaggaggaggaggatgctGTTCACGATAGTGACGATAATGTGGCCTCCATGGCCAGTTATGTGCCCGAGACCTTTGAGCAGCTGAGCGCCCTATACAAGTACGCCCAGGAGCCAGCAAAGGAAGGCAAACCAGAGACGAAGGAGAAGGATAAAGAGAAAGATGAGGAGAAGGAAAAGGAGCCGGAACCACAAGCCGGTCCCAGCGATATCTATGTGGAATACGAGGACGGAGACATTGAAGACTACGAACACGAAGAGGACGACTGCGACGAGGATATCAccgacgaggaggacgagATCTCAGACGTGGATGACACCGATCTGATGAGCCGACTGGAGGCAAAGTATGGTCGCCTGCCGTCAAAGGAGTATGAAAGCGATCCCGACTCCGACGATCCCAGCTGGACAC AAATCAAACCAAAAGAAACTCCCGCCGCCGCTCCGGCTGCAGAGAAAGAGGATCCTTTCGAGCAGGAGCTGCGCAAAGCCAACGAAGAGATGATCCGGGAG aaCCATGCCCAAGCCCTGCGTTCCTTTAACACGCTCACACAACACTACGCCCACGAGCCCCTGGCCCATCTGGGCAAAGCCCGAGTCCTGGAAATATTGGCCAAGGCGGAGCGCAGCAATCAGCGCGTTCTGGAGGCCATTGAAGCCTACAAGAGATACCTGGCCTTTGGCGAGCTAGTAACCAGCGATCAGGAGTTTACGGCTGCCGGGAATAAGTGCATCGAGCATTTGCGGTTTATGG GTTTCTTGCAGCAGGCAGTGAACATCCACGAGCTGCTCATCGAACGCCTGCCCAGAGATACAAAGCTGCGCAACCAACTCTCTTTCACCCACCTCATGGCCAATAA CCTGCGGCAGGTGGAAAAAGTGGCAGCTGAAACCCTGCAGCTTTGGCCAGCTGATGCCGTGGCCCAACTCCACTTTGGCCTGGCCCTCATGAACCTTCACAGCGACTATGCCCAGGCGCAGCCTTATCTTCAATATGCCGTGGAGTCTCAGGCCGAGGGCACCCAGGAGGCCTACTTCTATCTCTCGTTGGGTGAGAGCCTGCAGCGGCTGTCCCGGCAATCGGAGGCTCTCGAAGTGTATGGTAAGGGAGTGGCCAAGGGATTCTTTGCCAGCCTCTATCAAAGATCGCTGTACAATGAGCCCAGGCTAAGGGCCAAACCCTTTTGGCAGCCCCGTGAGACGGGTTATGAACGACAGCTGGAGAGACTGCAGCTCGACTGGCGCTCCATTCGGGATGAGGCTCTGGCGCTGCTAGGCAGAGGTGGAAGTTACTTTGCAGATGAGGCGGAGAGGCTGCGCGACAAGGGCGTCTGGCAGCAGTACGAGTTGTATGCCCAGGGTCGCCAAGTGAAGGACAACTGCCGCAGGACACCTATCACCTGTAACCTGCTGCAGCAATTTCCTGCCTCCGCGGGCTGTCGACGCGGCCAGGTGAAGTTTAGTGTGATGCAGGCCCAGACGCATGTGTGGCCACATTGCGGACCCACCAATTGCCGCCTGCGGGCGCACCTCACGCTGGTGGCACCCGAGCCGGAGAAAACCTCTTTACGAGTGGCCGAGCAAGAAAG AACCTGGCGTGAGGGCGAGCTCTTCATCTTCGACGACAGTTTCGAGCACGAAGTGTGGCACAATGGAAGTCACGCCCGCCTGGTGCTCATCCTGGACATGTGGCATCCGGACTTGACTGCCGCCCAGCGTGGCAGCTTGTCGCCTATCTGA